A DNA window from Aquificaceae bacterium contains the following coding sequences:
- the queF gene encoding preQ(1) synthase: protein MEKKYGEIAIEEAQLEPWENPTPERNYMIEITFPEFSCLCPRSGYPDYATIKIRYIPDKYIVELKSLKLWLNKFRNRYISHEQATNEIYTALYETLKPRFLEVIGDFNPRGNVHTVIKVRSDENYG, encoded by the coding sequence ATGGAGAAGAAATACGGAGAGATAGCAATAGAAGAGGCTCAACTTGAACCTTGGGAAAACCCTACACCAGAGAGAAACTACATGATAGAAATAACCTTTCCCGAGTTTTCTTGTCTCTGTCCTCGCTCAGGGTATCCAGACTATGCCACCATAAAGATAAGGTATATTCCAGATAAATACATTGTAGAGCTAAAGTCCCTAAAGCTCTGGCTCAATAAGTTTAGAAATCGCTACATATCTCACGAGCAAGCAACTAATGAAATATACACTGCGCTTTATGAAACTCTAAAGCCACGTTTCCTTGAAGTAATTGGAGACTTCAACCCAAGGGGTAATGTGCATACAGTCATAAAGGTTAGGAGCGACGAGAATTACGGATAA
- a CDS encoding DUF3488 and transglutaminase-like domain-containing protein: MLGRYLSNSRLTTIMLVRLTSLVGILSLWNVADTVYFFVFVVLYLLGVPMDIKATYPVRRIFLNLFGVVLTLYFLSFLTLEDLLKPFSHVVLLLLSIKSLEEKKPRDLYQILLLSLFAVSISTAYNLSLSFLLVFILHSLLGVSSLVFLNLYRTVGEQSFDLGVYKPFAVSSLILFILVAFFTLPFFFLLPRTQAPLFDLISRGSGLKTGLAESVSLGKVGEIQEDNTVVFRVYGLPQDIKDPYWRVVVFGDYVKNTWVKVREEAFQMPSGSGDIIYTLVIEPSFDNLIPALDYPYRVLSVEGLSANAYMATGNTLRLSREINRAIRVKVSSSKNLYLEEDPRDYMRIPPDISPNLKKLAEELSANAKTDMEKLRNVIQHFSKGYSYTLRLERYEGDPLDYFVFVSKKGNCEYYASATALLLRLMGVPARVVGGYKGALWNPYGGYHIVTNSMAHVWVEAYVEGRWLRVDTTPPYVSPSLERISTLALIRDSIVSFWYSNIVGYTSEKQIRLFRNIGEGLRAELKLENLRIRALQIFWILLLATTLYFIFLLLGRLRKTPENLYRRTRELLEKEGIVSKNLLPDEIISACKGTELYNYVKFILSIYQKYKYSPYKVYPDEIEEGYKALRKLKDIIRNSRRS; this comes from the coding sequence ATGTTAGGAAGATATCTAAGTAATTCTCGCCTGACAACCATTATGCTTGTGCGTCTTACTTCCCTTGTAGGTATCCTATCCCTATGGAATGTAGCAGATACGGTGTATTTTTTCGTATTTGTAGTCTTATACCTTTTGGGTGTGCCTATGGACATAAAGGCTACCTATCCCGTAAGGAGAATATTTCTAAACCTTTTTGGCGTTGTCTTGACCTTATATTTTCTGTCCTTTCTCACTCTTGAAGACCTTCTCAAGCCCTTTTCTCATGTAGTTCTTTTGCTTCTTTCTATAAAAAGCCTTGAAGAAAAAAAGCCAAGAGACCTCTATCAGATACTTCTTTTGAGCCTTTTTGCAGTATCCATATCTACCGCATATAACCTCAGCCTTAGCTTTCTTCTTGTTTTTATCTTGCACAGCCTCTTGGGTGTTTCTTCTCTTGTATTTCTTAATCTGTATAGAACTGTGGGAGAGCAAAGCTTTGACCTTGGCGTATATAAACCCTTTGCGGTGTCAAGCCTTATCCTGTTTATTTTGGTTGCCTTTTTTACTCTTCCCTTCTTCTTTCTTCTTCCAAGAACACAAGCTCCTCTTTTTGACCTCATATCCAGAGGCAGTGGACTAAAAACTGGTCTTGCAGAAAGCGTAAGCCTCGGTAAAGTGGGAGAAATACAGGAGGACAATACGGTTGTTTTTAGGGTTTATGGACTTCCTCAAGATATAAAAGACCCATACTGGAGGGTGGTAGTTTTTGGAGACTACGTAAAAAACACGTGGGTTAAAGTAAGAGAAGAAGCCTTCCAAATGCCTTCGGGAAGTGGAGACATTATATACACTCTTGTTATTGAACCATCCTTTGATAACCTGATACCCGCACTTGACTACCCTTACAGGGTCTTAAGTGTGGAAGGGCTTTCCGCCAATGCCTATATGGCTACAGGGAACACCCTTCGCCTAAGTAGAGAAATAAACAGAGCCATAAGGGTTAAAGTTAGCTCCTCAAAGAACCTCTATCTTGAAGAGGACCCAAGAGATTACATGAGGATACCACCAGATATAAGCCCAAACCTCAAAAAACTTGCAGAGGAGCTCTCCGCCAACGCAAAGACCGATATGGAAAAGCTAAGGAATGTTATCCAGCACTTTTCAAAGGGTTATAGCTACACTTTGAGGTTGGAAAGGTATGAGGGAGACCCTCTTGATTATTTTGTTTTTGTATCTAAGAAGGGGAACTGTGAATACTATGCCAGTGCTACCGCTCTACTTTTGAGGCTTATGGGTGTGCCTGCCAGGGTAGTGGGAGGATACAAGGGTGCTCTCTGGAATCCGTATGGTGGATATCATATAGTAACCAACTCTATGGCTCATGTGTGGGTGGAGGCTTATGTGGAAGGAAGATGGCTAAGGGTAGACACCACACCACCCTACGTGTCTCCCAGCTTAGAAAGGATTTCCACCCTTGCTCTAATAAGAGACTCCATAGTGAGCTTTTGGTATTCCAACATAGTGGGCTACACTTCAGAAAAGCAGATAAGGCTCTTTAGAAACATAGGAGAGGGTCTAAGGGCGGAGTTAAAATTAGAAAACCTAAGAATAAGAGCTTTACAGATATTTTGGATACTTCTTCTTGCTACCACCCTTTATTTCATCTTTCTTCTACTTGGGAGACTTAGGAAAACTCCCGAAAACCTATACCGTAGGACAAGAGAACTTCTTGAAAAGGAAGGCATAGTATCAAAGAACCTCCTACCAGATGAGATAATATCTGCCTGCAAGGGCACAGAGCTATACAATTATGTCAAGTTTATCCTTTCCATATACCAGAAATACAAATACTCACCCTATAAGGTATATCCTGACGAAATAGAGGAAGGCTACAAGGCACTAAGGAAGCTAAAGGATATTATCCGTAATTCTCGTCGCTCCTAA